In Phreatobacter aquaticus, a single genomic region encodes these proteins:
- a CDS encoding sodium-dependent bicarbonate transport family permease, giving the protein MVHLDLVLANLVSPITLCFVLGALAAALRSDLRIPDPVFRLLSIYLMLAIGLKGGADLARTPFADMWRPALAALALGGLIPLLCYVVLRRLAGFMVADAAALAAHYGSVSAVTFIAVLAYLDAAGLTYEGYVTALLAIMEVPAIVVALACARLAGQSGQPLSRVIRETVSGKSIVLLVGGMAIGAMVGTSGLQPVKPLFVDLFRGLLCLFMIELGIQTMERVTDLRRSGAVLVVFALVAPVVNGCLGLIAASLAGMSVGGAIVLATLAASASYIVAPAAVRMALPEANPSLYLTASLAVTFPFNLIAGIPLYGALARALYG; this is encoded by the coding sequence ATGGTTCATCTCGATCTGGTTCTCGCGAACCTCGTCTCGCCCATCACCCTCTGCTTTGTCCTGGGCGCTCTTGCCGCCGCCTTGCGCAGTGACCTGCGGATCCCCGATCCGGTGTTCCGGCTTCTGTCGATCTATCTGATGCTGGCCATCGGCCTGAAGGGAGGGGCGGACCTCGCCCGCACGCCCTTTGCGGATATGTGGCGCCCCGCACTGGCGGCGCTGGCGCTCGGTGGCCTCATCCCGCTCCTCTGCTACGTGGTCCTGCGCCGACTGGCCGGCTTCATGGTGGCCGATGCGGCGGCACTTGCCGCGCATTACGGTTCGGTCTCGGCGGTCACCTTCATCGCAGTCCTGGCCTATCTCGATGCGGCCGGGCTGACCTATGAGGGCTATGTCACGGCTCTGCTGGCGATCATGGAAGTGCCGGCCATCGTGGTCGCTCTCGCCTGTGCCAGGTTGGCCGGACAGTCGGGCCAGCCGCTCAGCCGGGTGATCCGCGAGACCGTCTCGGGCAAGAGCATCGTGCTGCTGGTCGGCGGCATGGCGATCGGCGCGATGGTCGGCACGTCCGGGCTGCAACCCGTGAAGCCGCTGTTCGTCGATCTGTTCCGCGGCCTGCTCTGCCTGTTCATGATCGAGCTCGGCATCCAGACGATGGAGCGTGTGACCGACCTCAGGCGCAGTGGCGCCGTGCTCGTCGTCTTCGCCTTGGTCGCGCCGGTGGTCAATGGATGCCTCGGATTGATCGCGGCCAGCCTTGCCGGCATGTCGGTCGGTGGCGCGATCGTGCTGGCAACGCTTGCTGCCAGCGCGTCCTATATCGTTGCGCCGGCGGCCGTCCGCATGGCGCTACCCGAGGCCAATCCGAGCCTCTATCTCACGGCATCGCTGGCGGTCACGTTCCCGTTCAACCTGATCGCCGGCATCCCACTCTATGGCGCGCTGGCGCGGGCGCTTTATGGCTGA
- the purL gene encoding phosphoribosylformylglycinamidine synthase subunit PurL, with protein sequence MTANEPKITPDLVASHGLKPDEYQRILELIGREPTFTELGIFSAMWNEHCSYKSSRLHLKGLPTKAPWVIQGPGENAGVIDIGDGLAAVFKMESHNHPSYIEPYQGAGTGVGGILRDVFTMGARPIAALNALRFGDPEHPKTRHLVAGVVAGIGGYGNSFGVPTVGGQVGFHTRYDGNCLVNAMAVGLARTDGIFYAKATGIGMPIVYLGSKTGRDGIHGATMASAEFGEGAEEKRPTVQVGDPFAEKLLLEACLEIMAGDCVNAIQDMGAAGLTCSAVEMGAKGDLGIELHLENVPCREPGMTAYEMMLSESQERMLMVLKPEKEEEAKAIFRKWGLDFAVIGHTTDTLRFVVKLNGEVKADLPIKELGDEAPLYDRPHVPTPKKPVIEAASVTAPMSTSKALMKLMAMPELCSKRWVYEQYDSIILGNTVQRPGGDAAVVRVENGPKGLAMTSDVTPRYCEADPFEGGKQAVAETYRNLSAVGATPLAITDNLNFGNPEKPETMGQLVGCIRGIGEACLALDYPVVSGNVSLYNETHGRAILPTPTIGGVGVIADFTKSVGIAAKIAGDVVFVLGKTDGWLGQSVYLRDICGREEGAPPPVDLALEKRHGEFVRGLIGDGLLNACHDVSDGGLAVSLAEMAIAAGLGITVDAVPNEVPAHALWFGEDQARYVLVVPPAHVEELATRAAGAGLFLARIGETGGNALTLPGDEPMMIKDLSTAFESWLPAYMARAA encoded by the coding sequence ATGACCGCGAACGAGCCGAAGATCACCCCGGACCTGGTGGCGAGCCATGGGCTGAAGCCGGACGAGTATCAGCGCATCCTCGAGCTGATCGGCCGCGAGCCGACCTTCACCGAGCTCGGCATCTTCTCGGCCATGTGGAACGAGCATTGTTCGTACAAGTCGAGCCGCCTCCACCTGAAGGGCCTGCCGACCAAGGCGCCCTGGGTGATCCAGGGGCCGGGCGAGAATGCCGGCGTGATCGATATCGGCGACGGGCTTGCCGCGGTCTTCAAGATGGAGAGCCACAACCATCCCTCCTATATCGAGCCCTATCAGGGCGCGGGAACGGGTGTCGGCGGCATCCTCCGCGACGTCTTCACCATGGGGGCCAGGCCGATCGCGGCCTTGAACGCGCTCCGCTTCGGTGACCCCGAGCACCCCAAGACCCGCCATCTGGTGGCGGGCGTGGTGGCCGGCATCGGCGGCTATGGCAATTCCTTCGGCGTGCCTACCGTCGGCGGGCAGGTCGGCTTCCACACGCGCTATGACGGCAATTGCCTGGTCAATGCCATGGCGGTCGGTCTCGCACGCACAGACGGCATCTTCTACGCCAAGGCGACCGGCATCGGCATGCCGATCGTCTATCTCGGATCCAAGACCGGTCGTGATGGCATCCATGGCGCGACCATGGCGTCTGCCGAATTCGGCGAAGGTGCGGAGGAAAAGCGCCCGACCGTGCAGGTCGGCGATCCCTTTGCGGAAAAGCTGCTGCTGGAAGCCTGCCTCGAGATCATGGCCGGGGATTGCGTCAATGCGATCCAGGACATGGGGGCTGCCGGCCTGACCTGCTCGGCGGTCGAGATGGGCGCCAAGGGCGATCTCGGCATCGAGCTGCACCTGGAAAACGTGCCGTGCCGCGAGCCCGGCATGACCGCCTATGAGATGATGCTGTCGGAAAGCCAGGAGCGCATGCTCATGGTGCTGAAGCCCGAGAAGGAAGAGGAGGCCAAGGCCATCTTCCGCAAGTGGGGCCTCGATTTCGCTGTCATCGGCCACACCACCGACACGCTGCGCTTCGTGGTGAAGCTCAATGGCGAGGTGAAGGCTGACCTGCCGATCAAGGAGCTCGGCGATGAGGCGCCGCTCTACGATCGCCCGCATGTGCCGACGCCGAAGAAGCCGGTGATCGAGGCGGCCAGCGTGACGGCGCCCATGTCGACGTCGAAGGCTCTGATGAAGCTGATGGCGATGCCGGAGCTCTGCTCCAAGCGCTGGGTTTACGAGCAATATGACTCGATCATTCTCGGCAACACGGTCCAGCGCCCCGGCGGTGATGCCGCCGTCGTGCGCGTCGAGAACGGGCCGAAGGGCCTCGCCATGACCTCCGACGTGACGCCGCGTTATTGCGAGGCCGATCCGTTCGAGGGCGGTAAGCAGGCGGTGGCCGAGACCTACCGCAACCTGTCCGCGGTTGGCGCGACGCCGCTCGCCATCACCGACAATCTGAACTTCGGCAATCCCGAGAAGCCCGAGACCATGGGGCAGCTTGTCGGCTGCATCCGGGGTATTGGCGAGGCCTGCCTCGCCCTCGACTATCCCGTCGTGTCCGGCAATGTCTCTCTTTACAACGAGACCCATGGCCGGGCGATCCTGCCGACCCCGACCATTGGTGGCGTCGGCGTCATTGCCGATTTCACCAAGAGCGTCGGCATCGCGGCGAAGATCGCCGGCGATGTGGTCTTCGTGCTGGGCAAGACGGATGGTTGGCTCGGCCAGTCGGTCTATCTGCGCGATATCTGCGGCCGGGAGGAGGGCGCTCCGCCGCCAGTCGACCTGGCCCTCGAAAAGCGCCACGGCGAGTTTGTGCGCGGCCTGATCGGCGATGGTCTGCTCAACGCCTGCCACGACGTGTCCGACGGTGGCCTCGCCGTCTCGCTCGCCGAAATGGCGATCGCGGCCGGCCTCGGGATCACCGTCGATGCCGTTCCCAATGAGGTCCCGGCCCACGCGCTGTGGTTCGGCGAGGATCAGGCGCGCTATGTGCTGGTGGTGCCGCCGGCCCATGTCGAGGAGCTTGCCACCCGCGCGGCCGGCGCCGGCCTGTTCCTCGCCCGGATCGGCGAGACCGGCGGGAATGCGTTGACCCTGCCGGGCGACGAACCCATGATGATCAAGGACTTGAGCACGGCATTCGAGTCGTGGCTGCCGGCCTATATGGCGCGCGCGGCCTGA
- a CDS encoding BolA family protein, whose product MAMAAAEIERMIKEALPDARVEIKDLAGDGDHYAATVVSEAFRGKSRVQQHQLVYAALKGNMGGVLHALALTTSAPT is encoded by the coding sequence ATGGCGATGGCGGCCGCCGAAATCGAGCGGATGATCAAGGAAGCGCTTCCGGACGCCCGCGTCGAGATCAAGGATCTCGCGGGCGACGGCGACCACTATGCGGCGACGGTTGTCTCCGAGGCTTTCCGCGGCAAGTCGCGTGTGCAACAACATCAGCTCGTCTATGCTGCCCTCAAGGGCAATATGGGCGGTGTGCTGCATGCCCTTGCGCTGACCACCAGCGCGCCTACCTGA
- the purQ gene encoding phosphoribosylformylglycinamidine synthase subunit PurQ: protein MKAAVVVFPGSNRERDIAYALELTSGVKPALVWHADTALPAGTDLVVLPGGFSYGDYLRCGAIAARAAIMDAVRAHAAKGGLVLGVCNGFQILCEAGLLPGVLMRNSQLKFIARNVHLKVERSDTPYTRRYNAGAVIEVPVAHGEGNYIADDETLKRIEGEGQVVFRYCDASGVVAPKTNINGAMNAIAGIVSDNRRVLGMMPHPENHVDPAIGSTDGRALFESLTDSLQTA from the coding sequence ATGAAAGCCGCCGTCGTCGTCTTCCCCGGTTCCAATCGCGAGCGTGACATTGCCTATGCGCTGGAACTGACATCCGGCGTGAAGCCGGCCCTGGTCTGGCATGCCGATACGGCGCTGCCCGCCGGCACCGACCTCGTCGTCCTGCCGGGCGGCTTCTCCTATGGCGACTATCTGCGTTGTGGCGCGATCGCCGCCCGCGCCGCCATCATGGATGCGGTGCGCGCCCATGCGGCGAAGGGCGGCCTGGTGCTCGGCGTCTGCAACGGCTTCCAGATCCTGTGTGAGGCGGGCCTCCTGCCGGGCGTGCTGATGCGCAATTCCCAGCTCAAGTTCATCGCCCGCAACGTTCACCTCAAGGTCGAGCGGTCCGACACGCCCTATACGCGCCGCTACAATGCCGGCGCGGTGATCGAGGTGCCGGTGGCCCATGGCGAGGGCAATTATATCGCCGACGACGAGACGCTGAAGCGGATCGAGGGCGAAGGGCAGGTCGTGTTCCGCTATTGCGACGCATCGGGCGTGGTTGCGCCCAAGACCAATATCAACGGCGCGATGAACGCCATTGCCGGCATCGTCTCCGACAATCGCCGTGTGCTCGGCATGATGCCACACCCGGAAAACCACGTTGATCCGGCGATCGGTTCGACCGACGGACGGGCGCTGTTCGAGAGCCTGACCGACTCCCTGCAGACAGCCTGA
- a CDS encoding pilus assembly protein TadG-related protein: protein MFRSSMLSRLQPVLRRFAASVQRFSANSQAGVAVFFAFSFVPLAIGVGAAVDYTYASKVKARLDAAADLAALNGVKTSNVMPTAAAAKAAAIASFQTNIGTLDRATLTSSAITVTDDGLGRTSTVTYSAQVQTSLMALVGVNSIAISGSVKANSNLPTYIDFHILLDNTPSMGIGATPTDVSTMVANTSDKCGFACHDLSDPSGNYYKLAKKLGVTLRIDVVRQATQSLMDTAAATERVNDQFRTQLYTFGSSCTVPGYTLINALTANLSQAKSAAANIDLMTIPNQGYNNDQCTDFNGALSAVNLSIATPGDGSTAATPQKVMFFVSDGVADAYYPTTCTKPTTGGRCQEPINTATCTAIKARGIRIAVLYTTYLPLTTNAWYNTWIKPFQSEIATRMEACASPGLYFEVSPTQGIADAMNALFQKAVATARLTQ from the coding sequence GTGTTCCGTTCTTCGATGCTGTCTCGATTGCAACCTGTTCTGCGCCGCTTCGCGGCCTCCGTGCAGCGCTTCTCCGCGAATTCGCAGGCCGGAGTGGCGGTGTTCTTTGCCTTTTCCTTCGTACCCTTGGCGATCGGTGTCGGCGCGGCCGTCGACTATACCTATGCCAGCAAGGTCAAGGCCCGCCTCGATGCCGCGGCCGACCTCGCTGCGCTCAACGGCGTCAAGACGTCGAATGTGATGCCCACCGCCGCTGCCGCCAAGGCCGCGGCGATCGCGTCCTTCCAGACCAATATCGGCACGCTCGACCGCGCGACCCTGACGTCCTCAGCCATCACAGTGACCGACGACGGCCTCGGGCGCACCTCGACGGTCACTTATTCCGCCCAGGTTCAGACCTCGCTGATGGCGCTTGTCGGTGTCAATTCGATTGCCATCAGCGGGTCAGTGAAGGCCAATTCCAACCTGCCGACCTATATCGATTTCCACATCCTGCTCGACAACACACCGTCGATGGGGATCGGCGCGACGCCGACCGACGTTTCGACCATGGTGGCCAACACCTCCGACAAATGCGGCTTTGCCTGCCACGATCTCTCCGACCCGTCCGGCAACTATTACAAGCTGGCGAAGAAGCTCGGCGTGACCCTGCGGATCGATGTCGTGCGCCAGGCAACCCAGTCGCTGATGGACACTGCGGCGGCGACGGAGCGTGTCAATGACCAGTTCCGGACCCAGCTCTACACTTTCGGCTCGTCCTGCACGGTGCCCGGCTACACGCTGATCAACGCGCTGACGGCCAACCTGTCGCAGGCGAAGTCGGCGGCCGCCAATATCGACCTCATGACCATCCCCAATCAGGGCTACAACAACGACCAGTGCACCGATTTCAACGGCGCCCTGTCGGCGGTCAATCTGTCGATCGCAACGCCTGGCGACGGCTCGACGGCCGCGACGCCGCAGAAGGTGATGTTCTTCGTGTCGGACGGTGTGGCGGACGCCTATTATCCGACCACCTGCACCAAGCCGACGACCGGTGGACGCTGCCAGGAGCCGATCAATACGGCGACCTGCACGGCGATCAAGGCGCGCGGCATCCGCATCGCGGTGCTCTACACGACCTACCTGCCGCTGACGACCAACGCCTGGTACAATACCTGGATCAAGCCATTCCAGAGCGAGATTGCGACGCGCATGGAGGCTTGTGCGTCGCCGGGGCTCTATTTCGAGGTGAGCCCGACCCAGGGCATCGCCGATGCGATGAACGCCCTCTTTCAGAAGGCCGTCGCGACTGCCCGCCTGACCCAGTGA
- a CDS encoding LysR substrate-binding domain-containing protein: protein MPSPLPPFDFDLLRSFVAIVDNGGFTRAAERIGRTQSTISLQIRKLEQGLGRPVFTRQGMGRSSQIGLTRDGEVLLGHARQILRLGDEARSRIMEPEVEGIVRLGTPEDFATWHLPDILARFARSHPRVLLEVNCDFTVNLLDGFGKGLYDLVLFKREPQRTDGLAGTGVWREELVWVADQRLELPASGEALPLVLAPAPDIYRRRALAALEAAGRTWRVVFASPSMAGLQAAVRAGLGITVMPREMVPANLVVLGAADDGLPVLPDAEIVLYEAPGKAAPAVARLAGHIVQALGSQAGRRV from the coding sequence GTGCCATCTCCACTTCCGCCCTTCGACTTCGACCTCCTGCGCTCCTTCGTGGCCATCGTCGACAATGGCGGCTTCACCCGTGCGGCAGAGCGTATCGGCCGGACCCAATCGACCATCAGCCTGCAGATCCGCAAGCTGGAGCAGGGGCTGGGACGGCCGGTGTTCACGCGCCAGGGCATGGGACGCAGCAGCCAGATCGGTCTCACCCGCGACGGCGAGGTCCTGCTTGGCCATGCCCGCCAGATCCTCAGGCTTGGCGATGAGGCGCGGTCCCGCATCATGGAGCCCGAGGTGGAAGGCATCGTGCGGCTGGGAACGCCGGAGGATTTTGCCACCTGGCACCTGCCGGACATCCTCGCCCGCTTCGCCCGCAGCCATCCCCGCGTGCTGCTGGAGGTGAATTGCGACTTCACGGTCAACCTGCTCGATGGCTTCGGCAAGGGGCTCTACGACCTCGTCCTGTTCAAGCGCGAGCCCCAGCGGACAGACGGACTGGCAGGCACCGGGGTCTGGCGCGAGGAACTAGTCTGGGTGGCCGATCAGCGGCTGGAACTGCCCGCGTCAGGCGAGGCCCTGCCGCTGGTGCTGGCGCCGGCTCCCGACATCTATCGGCGGCGCGCGCTCGCAGCCCTCGAGGCCGCAGGCCGGACATGGCGGGTTGTCTTCGCAAGCCCGAGCATGGCCGGCCTTCAGGCGGCCGTGCGCGCGGGCCTCGGCATCACCGTCATGCCGCGCGAAATGGTACCGGCCAATCTGGTCGTGCTGGGGGCTGCCGACGATGGGTTGCCGGTTCTGCCCGATGCCGAAATCGTGCTCTATGAGGCGCCGGGCAAGGCCGCGCCGGCGGTGGCCCGTCTCGCCGGCCATATTGTCCAGGCGCTGGGCAGTCAGGCCGGACGCCGCGTCTAG
- a CDS encoding MAPEG family protein: MTYNLTALVTIAALLVYFVMGLQVGAARGRYGVKAPAVTGNEMFERLYRVQMNTLEWLPLFLAPLWLFALYVGDRYAVALGLVWIVGRVLYMLSYAKDPSKRGTGFMVQFAAVAVLTVGSLIAIVLKMI; this comes from the coding sequence ATGACCTATAACCTGACGGCCCTCGTCACGATCGCCGCGCTGCTCGTCTATTTCGTCATGGGGTTGCAGGTGGGCGCCGCACGTGGGCGCTACGGCGTCAAGGCGCCGGCGGTCACCGGCAACGAGATGTTCGAGCGGCTCTACCGCGTCCAGATGAACACGCTGGAATGGCTGCCGCTGTTCCTCGCGCCCCTCTGGCTCTTCGCACTCTATGTCGGCGACCGCTATGCAGTGGCCCTCGGCCTCGTCTGGATCGTCGGCCGCGTCCTCTACATGCTGTCCTATGCCAAGGATCCGTCCAAGCGCGGAACCGGCTTCATGGTCCAGTTTGCCGCGGTTGCGGTGCTTACCGTCGGCAGCCTGATCGCCATCGTCCTGAAAATGATCTGA
- a CDS encoding DMT family transporter, whose protein sequence is MADPQATATSSRNTLIGLACGAGAALIWGVQAVVSRQSVADGLGPVDITVLRFLTAAACLLPFGLARLKPFPVGRLGWGKSLILTLFAGAPFATVLVGGSTYAPAIHTMIASSLIPVVTALLVYGAYGETSPRARIVGLVLIVAGIGLVAGQGLFTGVSDGAWRGDLLFVLAATMWSIFGILAKRWKADALDLTITLSVLSLAVLPLLAVAVPLKMATVGVGAIALQAVYQGLLVGVASVFLYTTANQRLGAARASLFMPLVPAITAAASALLIGEWPSTTELIGMVVVMTGMTVAMRA, encoded by the coding sequence ATGGCCGACCCCCAAGCCACTGCCACTTCGTCCCGCAACACGCTGATCGGCCTGGCCTGCGGCGCCGGCGCGGCGCTGATCTGGGGCGTGCAGGCGGTCGTGTCGCGTCAATCGGTGGCCGACGGCCTCGGCCCCGTCGACATCACCGTCCTGCGCTTCCTCACAGCGGCCGCCTGTCTCCTGCCCTTCGGGCTCGCCCGGCTGAAGCCCTTTCCGGTCGGACGCCTCGGCTGGGGGAAATCGCTCATCCTCACTCTCTTCGCCGGCGCGCCCTTCGCGACCGTGCTCGTCGGTGGCTCCACTTACGCGCCAGCGATCCACACGATGATCGCCTCAAGTCTCATCCCGGTGGTGACGGCTCTCCTCGTCTATGGCGCCTATGGCGAGACAAGCCCGCGGGCGCGCATCGTCGGTCTTGTCCTGATCGTCGCCGGCATCGGCCTCGTGGCGGGACAAGGCCTGTTCACAGGGGTTAGCGACGGAGCCTGGCGTGGCGACCTGCTCTTCGTGCTGGCCGCCACCATGTGGTCGATCTTCGGCATTCTGGCGAAACGCTGGAAAGCCGACGCACTGGACCTGACCATCACGCTGTCGGTCCTGTCGCTGGCGGTGCTGCCGCTTCTTGCTGTCGCCGTCCCGCTGAAGATGGCAACGGTTGGCGTGGGCGCCATTGCCCTGCAGGCGGTCTACCAGGGCCTGCTGGTCGGCGTTGCTTCGGTGTTCCTCTACACCACAGCCAATCAGAGGCTGGGGGCCGCGCGCGCCTCGCTCTTCATGCCGCTGGTCCCGGCGATCACCGCCGCGGCCAGCGCCCTGCTGATCGGCGAATGGCCCTCCACCACCGAACTGATCGGCATGGTGGTGGTCATGACCGGCATGACGGTAGCCATGCGCGCCTGA
- the grxD gene encoding Grx4 family monothiol glutaredoxin — MTTPAHAKIDAEVKSGDVVLFMKGTPQFPMCGFSGQVVQILDYLGVPFKGVNVLDNDEIRQGIKDYSNWPTIPQLYVKGEFIGGCDITREMFQSGELVELMKTNGVAVRETAS, encoded by the coding sequence ATGACCACTCCAGCCCATGCCAAGATCGACGCCGAAGTGAAGTCCGGCGATGTCGTGCTGTTCATGAAGGGAACGCCGCAGTTCCCGATGTGCGGCTTTTCCGGCCAGGTCGTCCAGATTCTCGACTATCTCGGCGTGCCGTTCAAAGGCGTGAACGTGCTCGACAACGACGAGATCCGCCAGGGCATCAAGGACTATTCCAACTGGCCGACCATTCCCCAGCTTTACGTCAAGGGCGAGTTCATCGGCGGCTGCGACATCACCCGCGAGATGTTCCAGTCCGGCGAACTCGTTGAGCTGATGAAGACCAACGGCGTGGCGGTGCGCGAAACCGCCAGCTGA
- the purS gene encoding phosphoribosylformylglycinamidine synthase subunit PurS produces MKARVTVTLKTGVLDPQGKAIEGALKSLGIDGVASVRQGKVFDLELTGSDKAAAEAAIKTACEKLLANTVVENYRIEIA; encoded by the coding sequence ATGAAAGCCCGCGTCACCGTCACGCTGAAGACCGGCGTTCTCGATCCCCAGGGCAAGGCCATCGAAGGCGCGCTGAAGAGCCTCGGCATCGACGGCGTGGCCAGCGTCCGCCAGGGCAAGGTGTTCGACCTCGAGCTCACCGGTTCCGACAAGGCGGCCGCTGAGGCTGCCATCAAGACCGCGTGCGAGAAGCTGCTCGCCAATACGGTGGTCGAGAACTATCGCATCGAGATCGCCTGA
- a CDS encoding DUF1476 domain-containing protein, with translation MSTFDKREEGFEKKFAHDEELRFKATARRNKLLGLWVAEKLGKTGADADAYAKEVVMSDFEEAGDDDVFRKVKADLDAGNAGQSEHQIRRTMDELMAQAIQQIQTS, from the coding sequence ATGAGCACCTTCGACAAGCGCGAGGAAGGCTTCGAGAAGAAATTTGCCCACGACGAGGAGCTGCGGTTCAAGGCAACCGCGCGCCGCAACAAGCTGCTCGGCCTGTGGGTTGCCGAGAAGCTCGGCAAGACCGGCGCAGACGCCGACGCCTATGCCAAGGAAGTGGTGATGTCCGACTTCGAGGAAGCCGGCGACGACGACGTGTTCCGGAAGGTGAAGGCCGACCTCGACGCCGGCAATGCCGGCCAGTCCGAGCATCAGATCCGCCGCACCATGGACGAACTGATGGCGCAGGCCATCCAGCAGATCCAGACCAGCTGA
- a CDS encoding glutathione S-transferase family protein, translating to MLLVGMLDSPYVRRAAIAGTILGVPFEHQSVSVFRHMDRFRAINPLIKAPSLVADDGTVLMESQLIIEHIEDVAGRSLRPKDARARVTDLRATALAIVTCEKAIAIEYERKRPEAIRYQPWLERVGEQLHEALAALDVMAADTFGKAPEPWTHGAIGAAVAWGFIRFTIPDVVAPDAFPALAAHSARCEATDVFKHWPIDRETP from the coding sequence ATGCTGCTCGTCGGAATGCTCGACAGTCCCTATGTCCGCCGCGCGGCAATCGCCGGCACGATCCTCGGTGTGCCGTTCGAGCACCAGTCGGTCTCGGTGTTCCGGCATATGGACCGGTTCCGGGCCATCAATCCGCTGATCAAGGCGCCGAGCCTGGTGGCCGACGACGGCACGGTGCTGATGGAATCGCAGCTGATCATCGAACATATCGAGGATGTCGCGGGCCGCAGCCTGAGGCCGAAGGACGCCAGGGCGCGGGTGACCGACCTTCGCGCAACGGCGCTCGCCATCGTCACCTGCGAAAAGGCGATCGCCATCGAGTACGAGCGCAAGCGGCCGGAGGCGATCCGCTATCAGCCCTGGCTCGAGCGGGTGGGAGAGCAATTGCACGAGGCACTGGCGGCGCTCGATGTCATGGCGGCTGACACGTTCGGCAAGGCACCGGAGCCGTGGACCCATGGCGCCATCGGTGCTGCGGTCGCCTGGGGCTTCATCCGCTTCACCATCCCCGACGTGGTGGCGCCGGATGCCTTCCCGGCGCTTGCCGCCCACAGCGCGCGCTGTGAGGCGACGGACGTGTTCAAGCACTGGCCGATCGATCGCGAGACGCCGTGA
- the purC gene encoding phosphoribosylaminoimidazolesuccinocarboxamide synthase, with protein MDFLKPRYTPMSRRRRIYEGKAKVLYEGPEPGTLIQHFKDDATAFNAKKHEVIDGKGVLNNRISEYIFLKLNDIGVPTHFIRRLNMREQLIREVEIIPLEVVVRNVAAGALSTRLGIEEGTQLPRSIIEFYYKNEALNDPLVSEEHITAFGWATPQEIDDIIALAIRVNDFLSGLFLGAGIRLIDFKLECGRLWENDIMRIVVADEISPDSCRLWDIKSNDKMDRDRFRKDMGGLIEAYTEVARRLGVMGENERATGPVLVQ; from the coding sequence ATGGACTTCCTCAAGCCACGGTATACCCCCATGAGCCGCCGCCGCCGCATCTACGAAGGCAAGGCCAAGGTCCTGTACGAGGGCCCGGAGCCGGGTACGCTGATTCAGCACTTCAAGGACGATGCGACCGCCTTCAATGCGAAGAAGCATGAGGTGATCGATGGCAAGGGCGTGCTCAACAACCGCATTTCCGAGTACATCTTCCTGAAGCTGAACGATATCGGCGTCCCCACCCACTTCATCCGCCGGCTGAACATGCGCGAGCAGCTCATCCGCGAGGTGGAGATCATTCCGCTCGAGGTGGTGGTGCGCAATGTGGCCGCCGGCGCCTTGTCGACGCGGCTTGGCATCGAGGAAGGCACGCAGCTGCCGCGCTCGATCATCGAGTTCTATTACAAGAACGAGGCGCTGAACGATCCGCTGGTGTCGGAAGAGCATATCACGGCCTTTGGCTGGGCGACGCCCCAGGAAATCGACGACATCATCGCGCTGGCGATCCGCGTCAACGACTTCCTGTCGGGCCTGTTCCTCGGCGCCGGCATCCGGCTGATCGACTTCAAGCTGGAATGCGGCCGCCTGTGGGAAAACGACATCATGCGGATCGTCGTCGCCGACGAGATCTCCCCTGATTCGTGCAGGCTGTGGGACATCAAGTCCAACGACAAGATGGATCGCGACCGGTTCCGCAAGGACATGGGCGGCCTGATCGAGGCCTATACCGAGGTTGCGCGCCGGCTCGGCGTGATGGGCGAGAACGAGCGGGCGACCGGCCCGGTGCTCGTCCAGTAA